The Mycoplasmopsis columbinasalis genomic interval GGCGCTGCAGCCTTTTTGTTTTATTTCAAGTAAGTTTTTATTTTTTGAGTAAAAGCATCAACTGGCAAGAAACCTAATGATTCAAAAACTTTTTCGCCGTTTTTAAACATTACTCAGAAAGGAATTGAGCTAACGCCAAATTCGCTCACAAGTTTCTTGTCTGGGTCGTGGTCGATGTTCAAACGGATTACTTCCAC includes:
- a CDS encoding thioredoxin family protein translates to MLKEISVQQYLDEYKGHKKDYVLVFHAEWCPACKMFKQTLDEVAQKENVEVIRLNIDHDPDKKLVSEFGVSSIPFWVMFKNGEKVFESLGFLPVDAFTQKIKTYLK